One genomic window of Candidatus Kuenenia stuttgartiensis includes the following:
- a CDS encoding IS110 family transposase translates to MGYFVGIDLHGDNNYIGILDEEDRKVFKRRNRNDINEIKRVLEPYKKEIKGIVVESTFNWYWIVDGLMEAGYQVHLANTSAMQQYEGLKYIDDTRDSFWLAKMLRLKILPEGYIYPKETRSVRDLLRKRMMLVQQRTAHILSMQTMVNRNKGVPISGDTIKKLSNEEVMGMFSDVHLTMSAQCDHEVIEVLNKQIYKIEKAVLKEVKLKKPYKKLLKVPGIGEILAMTIMLETGNIERFSDVGMYSSYCRCVSAKKLSNGKSKGKGNRKNGNKYLAWAYVEAAHFHVRFCEKGRKWHQRKASKSHVVLATKALSNKLARACYYIIKEQVNYDEKKMFG, encoded by the coding sequence ATGGGATATTTCGTAGGAATAGATTTACATGGTGATAATAATTATATTGGAATACTCGATGAGGAGGATCGGAAGGTATTCAAGAGGAGAAACCGTAATGACATCAATGAAATAAAGCGCGTATTAGAGCCATACAAAAAAGAAATAAAGGGTATAGTAGTAGAATCGACCTTTAACTGGTACTGGATAGTGGATGGTCTGATGGAGGCAGGCTATCAGGTACACCTGGCAAATACATCGGCAATGCAGCAGTATGAGGGATTAAAGTACATTGACGACACGAGGGATTCGTTTTGGTTGGCAAAGATGTTACGGTTAAAGATATTACCAGAGGGATATATTTATCCCAAAGAGACGCGGTCAGTGAGGGATTTACTGAGGAAGCGGATGATGTTGGTACAACAAAGGACAGCGCATATATTGAGTATGCAAACGATGGTAAACCGTAACAAAGGAGTACCGATAAGCGGTGATACGATAAAGAAGCTGAGTAACGAAGAGGTAATGGGGATGTTCAGCGACGTGCATTTGACCATGTCAGCACAGTGCGATCACGAGGTAATAGAGGTATTAAATAAGCAGATATACAAGATAGAGAAAGCGGTATTAAAGGAGGTGAAGCTAAAGAAGCCGTATAAGAAATTGCTCAAGGTGCCAGGGATAGGCGAAATCCTGGCAATGACGATAATGCTGGAGACTGGGAACATAGAGCGATTTAGTGATGTGGGGATGTATTCATCTTATTGCAGATGCGTATCGGCAAAAAAATTATCGAATGGTAAGAGCAAAGGGAAAGGAAACCGTAAGAACGGGAATAAATACCTTGCGTGGGCGTATGTGGAGGCAGCGCATTTTCACGTAAGATTTTGCGAAAAGGGAAGGAAATGGCATCAGAGGAAGGCGTCAAAGAGCCATGTAGTTCTGGCAACGAAAGCCTTGAGCAATAAGCTGGCCAGGGCATGTTATTACATAATAAAGGAGCAAGTAAACTACGACGAGAAAAAAATGTTTGGGTAG
- a CDS encoding right-handed parallel beta-helix repeat-containing protein, with protein sequence MNTVRNKRERGYGSFAYLGYAQVLFISFTVFALSVPRTINATDFLVSNVSQLINAINDANNEVEHPGTDTITMAADTYTLPDVYNDTTHTDGPTGLPSIRSNITIKGAGADTTIIERSDSEPFFRIFHVADTGTLELDGLTVMRGATATERVPEDSEHDGGGIRNLGKLTIKNSTVSDNMAGDDAGGIYNAGTAIITSSIISNNIAHSSCGGIWNLGTMTIINSTISSNQSIGRTVSAGGGIGNNGDLTLSSCTVKDNADNGGTGGGGGGIINHSGNLTINNTDISGNYSVFEGGGIHHRTGTMTIINSTIANNTVPYHDGGGIWVNFLAQCLLINCTVSENSAGRGGGGIASPVGNTSVKIQNTIIAGNTASQGAAQDCFGDIISLGNNLIGNTTGSHVNIILQPSDLTGDSGLGAFTDDGTPGNGHFPLLSTSPAIDAGANDVYQDYPDTQTDQLGNPRTDGNGDGSVVCDIGAVEYPGIVNDFVRFVRDRSTYVITTDTTDCPPGFVGKFSFGAKLTNKSSSPPLTGLVVLVKTLTNGNLLHNADGGDGGEGATMTIPLTADAYADGVLSPGESVDVTFIICLTESKSFVFVVDVLGFETEEQTDQEVTSADASQVKKQLKKTKSRTKGKRFFGRFRP encoded by the coding sequence ATGAACACGGTAAGGAACAAAAGGGAAAGGGGATATGGAAGTTTTGCTTATTTGGGGTATGCGCAGGTGCTATTCATTTCATTCACAGTCTTCGCACTATCTGTGCCACGTACCATTAATGCTACTGATTTTCTTGTCAGTAACGTTTCACAATTGATTAATGCAATCAATGACGCTAACAATGAAGTTGAACATCCGGGAACCGATACGATTACCATGGCGGCTGACACCTATACCCTGCCGGATGTGTATAACGATACCACCCATACCGACGGACCAACGGGCTTACCTTCTATCAGAAGCAATATCACCATAAAAGGTGCTGGTGCTGACACCACCATCATCGAACGTAGCGATAGTGAACCTTTTTTTCGTATTTTTCATGTTGCTGATACAGGAACTCTGGAGTTAGATGGACTAACCGTTATGAGAGGTGCTACTGCTACTGAACGAGTTCCTGAGGATTCAGAACATGACGGCGGTGGTATCAGGAATCTCGGCAAACTGACAATAAAAAATAGCACAGTCAGCGACAATATGGCCGGTGACGATGCTGGAGGCATCTATAACGCAGGCACGGCAATAATTACCAGTAGCATCATCAGCAACAATATAGCCCATTCCAGTTGTGGTGGCATATGGAACCTGGGAACGATGACAATCATCAACAGCACCATCAGCAGCAATCAGAGCATAGGAAGAACTGTTAGTGCTGGTGGTGGAATCGGAAACAATGGAGATTTAACGTTAAGCAGTTGCACAGTCAAAGACAATGCTGACAATGGCGGCACTGGTGGCGGCGGTGGTGGTATCATCAATCATTCTGGAAACCTGACGATAAATAACACCGATATTAGTGGTAATTATTCTGTTTTCGAGGGGGGCGGAATACACCACAGAACCGGCACGATGACAATTATTAACAGCACAATCGCTAATAACACTGTACCATACCACGATGGTGGTGGCATATGGGTTAATTTTCTAGCACAATGCTTGCTCATCAACTGCACCGTCAGCGAAAACAGTGCTGGCCGTGGCGGCGGCGGAATTGCTTCACCCGTAGGAAACACAAGCGTAAAAATACAAAACACCATCATTGCTGGAAATACAGCGTCACAAGGGGCGGCGCAAGATTGTTTCGGTGATATCATATCACTGGGCAATAATCTTATTGGCAATACTACTGGTAGCCACGTCAACATCATCCTTCAACCAAGCGACCTCACAGGGGACTCAGGTTTGGGCGCCTTCACCGATGACGGGACACCTGGCAATGGCCACTTCCCACTGCTATCAACCAGCCCTGCCATTGATGCAGGCGCCAATGACGTGTATCAGGATTATCCTGATACACAAACTGACCAGCTTGGGAATCCTCGCACAGATGGCAATGGCGATGGTAGTGTTGTATGCGACATTGGTGCAGTAGAGTACCCAGGGATTGTTAATGACTTTGTTAGATTTGTAAGGGATCGTTCAACTTACGTGATTACTACTGATACCACCGATTGTCCACCTGGATTTGTTGGAAAATTTAGCTTTGGTGCCAAACTTACAAACAAGAGCAGCAGTCCGCCCCTTACAGGCCTTGTGGTTTTGGTTAAAACATTGACAAATGGAAATCTACTCCATAATGCAGACGGAGGGGATGGTGGAGAAGGGGCAACAATGACCATTCCATTGACAGCAGATGCTTATGCGGATGGTGTACTAAGCCCGGGAGAATCGGTAGATGTCACTTTCATTATTTGCTTAACGGAGAGCAAGTCGTTTGTTTTTGTTGTGGACGTGTTGGGGTTTGAGACGGAAGAACAAACGGATCAGGAAGTGACGAGCGCAGATGCATCACAAGTCAAAAAGCAATTAAAGAAAACAAAATCCAGGACTAAGGGTAAGAGATTCTTTGGCAGATTCCGTCCTTAA